Genomic window (bacterium):
GCAGCCCTTGCGATGATGCGAGGGCTGCTAGTTGACCGTGAATCTGCCGACGTTCATCCTCCGATAGCGCAAGCCAAAGAACCGTAAACTCGTCCGTTTCCGCACTTTGCATCGTTGCGCTCCTTGCGTAATTGTTCCCGCGCACCTCACTCATTATAGGAGCGTTACTATCGTCCTGTCAATACACAAGTTTTCACTGTAGTGAGTTGGGATAGGTTGGGATAACAGGGAGGCCAGAATGCCCAAAGGCGGATGCCGCGATTGTTCCCGTTGCACTGAGACCGGCGCGCAGGGGTGTCTCGCCATGCCCTGGCGCATCGTCTGGGCAATCTGCTTCTCGTGGTGGGCTGGCGCGTTTACGAAGAAGTGCCCCCAGTGCGGCCACCCCATACGTAACCATCACCGCCGCAAAGACGGGAGTTTCCAGGATTGACCATGCGTGCCGTCATCGTCGCCGCCGTCTCTACCGGCGCTCAGGCCAGTGAAGAGCGTTACAGCATCCCCCAGCAGCTCGACCTCTGCCGGGGGATGTGCGCGCAACGCGCCTGGCAGGTGGTCGGTGAGATCACCATCGCCGGTCATTCCCGCGCTTACAACTGGCTCGACGAGTTGTGTGCAGATTGTGCCGAATATGGTAACCTCTTGCGCACTATCCGCGCCGATGCCACCGACCTGGTAGTGTGCCGTGACTATGATCGCCTCTGGCGCACCGACGCCCTGCGCGCACAGCTGATGGCCGTGTGCCGTGAGCACCGCGTGCAAATCTACGCCCTGAATCAGCCCGTCGAACCTGTTGACCCCGCGCTCCTGGCGCACAGCTCCGACAGCAGCCTCATCATCACCGCCGTGTCGGGCGTGGTGAGCCAGCTTGAGAACGAATCGCGCAAGCGCCGCACCATGGCCGGCCTGCGTGGACGTGTTGCGCGGGGCCTGCCTCCGGGCGCGGCCAAGCCCCGTTACGGCTACGCTCGCGTAGACAAGCACCTCGTCGTCAACGAGGCCGAGGCCCGCTGGGTGCGCTGGATACACGAGCGCTACGCCGAGGGCCAGGGCGCGCCGGCGCTGACCTTTGCCCTCAACGATATGGGTATCCCCGGCCCCACCGGGGGACGTTGGCATCGTGATACGGTGCGGCACATCATCGCTCATCCCGTCTACGCCGGCATGGTGCGCTATGGCGATATTCTGACCAAAGGGCAGCACGAAGCCATTGTCAGCCCGGAACTGTGGCAACGTTGCCACGACGCGCAGCAGCGCCGCCATGTGCCCCAAATGCGCAACCCCGCCTACATCCTCTCTGGACTGGTACGTTGCGGCTATTGCGGCGGCGCGCTCACCTACGCCACGCCCCACCACGGTATAGCCATTCTGCGTTGCGCCACCTACGCTCACTGGGGCGGGCGACAGTGCCAGGTCAACAGCATCCGCGCCGTGGAGCTGGAGGGCTATGTGCTCTACCAGGTCAAAGCAGCGTTGGATAACCCTCTCGCCTTTGCCGAGGCCCAGCGAGTGGATAAACGTGTAGACGAAAGCGCAGAACTGGCGACATATCAGGCCGCATATGTCGCCAACGCCGACAAGTGGGCGCGCTGGGATCGCCTCTACGAGGCCGGGGGCATTGACGCCAACGAGCTGTTGACGCACCGCGCCGAAATCCAGGCCGCGCAGCAAGCGCTACAGGCGCGGATCACCGCCATTGAGAGCATAGCACAACGCGAGGCCAGCCGCCACAACCGCCTGGTGGAGCTGGCCTCTACTCTGGATACCCTGGACACGTTGCCGCCGGAGCGTCTATCCCAGTTATATCGCCTCCTCATTGCCCGCGTGATCGTGCACCGCGCCTATCCGCCCTGCATCGAATGGTTGTAACCGTGGCAGGCTCTTGTTGTTGTGCATAGCGCGGTTATCCGCCCATACTGGCCACGGGCACATACCCGCCGCTGGCGATGACGCCGCGCCAATACGTGCAGTCCCCCTGGGTGCACTCCGAGCCGCCGAAGCACGTCACCTCGATAAGCGCGCCGGCCGCGTTGCGCCGGAATATCGCGCCGCCACACATCCCGCTCACCTCCACCAACGCGAGGTGTTGCTGATAGCGCGCGCTGTAGTACCAGCGGCA
Coding sequences:
- a CDS encoding recombinase family protein, whose translation is MRAVIVAAVSTGAQASEERYSIPQQLDLCRGMCAQRAWQVVGEITIAGHSRAYNWLDELCADCAEYGNLLRTIRADATDLVVCRDYDRLWRTDALRAQLMAVCREHRVQIYALNQPVEPVDPALLAHSSDSSLIITAVSGVVSQLENESRKRRTMAGLRGRVARGLPPGAAKPRYGYARVDKHLVVNEAEARWVRWIHERYAEGQGAPALTFALNDMGIPGPTGGRWHRDTVRHIIAHPVYAGMVRYGDILTKGQHEAIVSPELWQRCHDAQQRRHVPQMRNPAYILSGLVRCGYCGGALTYATPHHGIAILRCATYAHWGGRQCQVNSIRAVELEGYVLYQVKAALDNPLAFAEAQRVDKRVDESAELATYQAAYVANADKWARWDRLYEAGGIDANELLTHRAEIQAAQQALQARITAIESIAQREASRHNRLVELASTLDTLDTLPPERLSQLYRLLIARVIVHRAYPPCIEWL